GTTTCCGGTGAACAGGGGCGCGCCGTGGCGCacggagagggggggagagagcgCGCAGACGGACGCGTGGCTGTGTGTGGcccactcactcacagtcacaaaAGAAAGTGAAACATGCACTAAAAGGCTTGCCCGTCACGCATTGTACCTGATAACGGCGTCATTTGCTGCGCTTTGGATGACCGCAGAGGCGCTATTTTTTTTAAGGCCGTGAAGAGGAGGGCAAACTCCTGCACTTGACCCTCCTGTTTAGCGCAAGAGTGGGATGcacaaggcttttttttttattgcaggcGATTAATAATATTAAGCCTCTGCTTTTCTAAAATGATTACTAATTGATTGAGTTGGTGGCTGGTTTTGTTCCTCCATTTTCACACATACTCATCATCTCTGTTGATGCAATTTACGGGCACCATTTATATAAGCGTGATTCCCGCACATACTAATTCAGCTCCTATAAGAAAAGGGATTGTATAGGCTGGATATGTGAGGCTATATTTAGGTGAAGTGAAAGGGATGGATGGTGAATAGAAGGGGGGCTCTCCCCGCTAAGAGGGGCTGCGCACCCGGCTGCTTCCCGGCAGTCacagcccccccacacacccccctGATTTACCGGCAGATCATTAGGTGGTCGGCTTGGGTCTATTCAGTCGCCGCCGGCTCAAGACCGGAGGGGTTCAAAGGTCGgacacaactgcagacagcccTCACAGCTCAAAGACTTGTTCTCATCAGAGCAAGTTGAGCGTGAATGTGCACTGACCGGCCGAGTCTATTTTTAGCGTCAGTGACATCAGCGTTCAAAGTTCATGCAAATTAGGCAAATACACCATTTAAGTGTGCTCCTGTGAATGGCGTCTCTGCTGCAttgaaatgtgtgtatattgaattgaaaataaaaagaaatacaaacagatGAAATACAAGCATACGTGGGATACAGGTGTTAAACCTAAAGATAATAAATCAGGTTACATTGCGAAATATTTTACCCAAAATTGATGTGAAGATTATCTCATCAATTAATTAACCCTCCTCTTTGTTGCTGCAAGCAAATTTGTatgatcatttattttcctttacGATCACTATCACTCAGTGGCCCACATTGTTAACCcatcttttgttattttgcttaTGACGCCTATTCATCCCTCTAAATAACTAAAAAGCATTGCTCCAAACAGATAGTCTGGGTCAGCACAGTTGATTTGGAGGCTCCTGCCAACCAGTCAAACAAAGTGCTCAAACAGTCCTCAAGGTAAGCGGCCTGTCTGGTGTCCTGTTTCATCCACAACACAATAAGAGCTCTCACTCCGCTGCTGTTTCCCGGAACCAGACTTGTCTCAAGTAGCAGCTTGTTGTCGCTCCGGATTCTGATTTACCGCCCTGAGTGATCCGTCTCCATAACACAAACGATCCTTGTTGCTATGCAAAACGACGACGTCACTGACGCGAAGGGGTGGAGTGTTGCTATGGCAGCCAGGAATGTTCAACAAAACACGAGCGCGGGAAACAAAGCCGTCTTTTTAACCCACATTGATGCACTTTGACACAATAACACCATTATTAACGATGTACACCTTTATGAATGACATGTTAACGCTTAtaatacttattttattttatcaatagCCATGCCTGCAGCCTGTATGCTGCATAATAAAGAGGGGCATTCCTTAAAAGACCCCAGAGATGCAACATAAAAGTAGAAAACTTCAGTATAAATGActattttttgctttattttctgccCATTTATAGTTTTTCTATAAAATGCTACTGGAAAATGTAGCTGACAGTACTAAAATTGGATTGGGGTCTTGTGCTATAGTTCTGTGGGAATGCTTTTTAGCCATCATTCAGGCATAGTTAATGGGGGGgtataaaatgtattgtaaagCAATAGAGTAACTCAAACAATTACTTGAAAAGAAAGGTCTAAATGTTGGCTCAATGTGAAACCTGCTTGTCGGTGATTCATGTAGCTTGTTATGTAAATCACAAAGGTAAAGGTATGAGGATTCCCTCTACCACAGTCTAAGGGGAAGACCTTTATGATCAAGCTTTGACATCCCTGAGAAAAGCAAACTGCTGTCGTGGAAAAGTACACATAACAAACCAGTTATTAGCTTGCACTGCAACTAAACACACCTTTGCTTGGATTGCACACAAGCAGTACAAGATGTGCCTGAGGGTGTAATACCCATGTAACCGCACCTGCTATGACAGGACTTTATGGTGTTAGTTTACATGATGGATTGCTTGCAAATTAGGCCAATTCCtgttaaaatacatatttttgacatattttttgacattttaaaattatttgttattttatttattctagaTTGCTGTCACATCAAaccatttaaataaaaatatttacatacGTACattaaaatataagaaatataaaagggctgaaagtacatttttaaagtgtaaACTATGGTTTATTTTAAAACGAAAAATGGGATTCAGGCAttcaaaaataatatttgaatGGCTGACATAATTGCTTCACCATAATATTATTCGCAGTGTGAGGTTTTCAATTTTATTGATCtgtgttttcagagtttttgaGCCTGCTTTGCAGACATTTAACACAGATTGCATTTGAATCAGCTGTGAACTCTACTAGAATCTTAAAAAGTCAGAAATCCCAAAGTGTAATGCTGAAAGATTAGActcaaatgtatgaaaatagTCTTTTGACTATCTGCAAAGCAAGTTTAAACATTACACTGCGAGCATCACAACCGTCAAGCAGTTATTTTCAACCTTCAAATCTTATTTTccaatatttgttgttttaaaaccaCTTTCAAAACTCAATTTTAATCATTAATTTCTTATTGTTCATGTTCTGATATGTGAGATTACTCTAGCATCATAGCCACACTGTATTTCATTCCTCATACTGCATGAGATGTCTGAAATAAACATATTTGTTGCTAAAAGAGCTAGAGTGTGTTTATGCCTCAGTGATAGCTCAGTAGAAGACAGctataaaatgcattaaaggcCATTTTAACAAGTAAAAAGAATAAGACAGCTGTAGTACAATAACATTTTGATTAACCATTTAAATTgttaaaacacaccagcagtgtgtgtgtgtgtgtttgttttggtgcgTTTTGTCCAGAACGTTCAGAACAGACAAATCTGCATGAACAAATTTACCTTTGATGTAGTTTGCAGAGTGGGACGCACTTTTAGCTGACCATGATCCCACTTCTTCAGTTTTCACAACaacctttgtgtttgttgtcttgCATAACGTCATGTCGCTGTCGGCGAATCCAGCCTGTTGTGTTTCCCAGCAAGGTCCTCCCCTTTTTTACAGGATGCTCCATATATGGCAAATTACGTGTTGGGGATCCCGTTTCTGGAATATTCCATTTCTTGCGGGtgagtttaaaataaaactcCTAAATTATACTTTTCGCCGTAAAGCATCACAAAACAGCATTGCATATTCaacgtgtgtgtatttaaacCGTGTATAAGCAGTAATTGGTGTTGTTGCCGCGTTGTTAGGTcggtgttttggtgtttttctcctcGAGGTGTCGGGTAAGGAGCTCTCCCCGCTACCGACGTCATTCGGCCGGTCCGGTCTCAGCCTATAAAAGGACTCCGAGCAGCCGAAGCTGACAGTCAAACATTGAGTAGCTGAGCAgtcacaggaggaaaaggatCTTGAGTGAACACTTTAGAGTCTCTCACAAACCTACCTGAAGGATTCCCTCATCTCAAGGATACACCCCCCCTCAGTAGAGTTTGTTTGGATCTTCCTACTTCTTGttgcacttttgttttttgggaACGATGATGTTCACCGCTTTCAACACGGAGTGCGACTCTTCCTCCCGCTGCAGCACCGCTTCTCCGTCAGGAGACAACGTGGGATATTATGCATCACCAGCAGGATCTTATTCCAGCTTGGGATCTCCCCAGTCTCAGGTACGTCCGCTCAAATATTACTAAACTATCAGTAGGAAGGACTTAGTAATTAAACTATTCCTGCAAAGTAATACATAGGCTGACTGACAGGTAGTAATAGCCCATTGACCTGCTGCACTCAGTGCAAGGCaagcttcattcattcagtgctCAGTGAGTGTAGCATCAGTTTATATTGTAtaggtatttttaaaccatcCCAGCTTTTTATAAACATTTGCTAAATTCATAGACACCCTGCAGTGCTGTGCCCTCCTGAAAGTATACCAAATGTACTGATGGTCCTCTCTCTTCATTACCCACAGGACTTCACTGACCTGACAGCATCAAGTGCCTCCTTCATCCCCACTGTCACGGCCATTTCGACAAGCCCGGATCTGCAGTGGATGGTCCAGCCTTTGATCTCGTCAGTGGCCCCTTCTCACAGAGCTCACTCCTACAGCTCCAGCCCCAGCCCTGCCTACTCCAGACCAGCCATGAGGTCCGCAGCATCCAAGGCTCACAACTCTCTCAAGAggggcagagcagagcaggtaATTATTATTCGACCATGCACTCAAAGTGTTGCATAACAGGCAGCAACTTCCATATTACAGTGTGGTAATCATCACAGAGCTGGAGGCTTAACCATTTCTTGTGTTATTTGCAGACaacaccagaggaggaggagaagaagaaaattcGCAGGGAGAGAAATAAGCAGGCAGCAGCAAAATGCCGCAACAGGAGGCGAGAGCTCACAGACACTCTGCAAGCTGTAAGTATGCCAGAGATTTGCCATCAGTCATCTAAATGTATTTCTCGCCACAGCTAATAGCAGTGTTCTTTAGCAGCCAAGTTGatgacacttcctgtttttctctctccctcgcaGGAAACTGATGAGCTCGAGGATGAGAAGTCCAACCTGCTGAATGACATTGCCAATCTtatgaaggagaaagaaaggctTGAGTTTATCCTGGCTGCCCACCAACCCATCTGCAAAATCCCCTCAGAGCTGGACATGGACTTCTGCGTGGCCTCCATTTCACCCACTTACCTCTCCACCAAGGTGTCCGCCGAGCCACAGACAACCACCCCAGAGGCGTCCGCTATCACTTCCAGCCAGCCAACCTTCACCTCAAGCTCCAACTCAATCTTCTCCAGCACCAGCTCCgtcccctccaccaccaccatctccaGCAGCACGGTCAAGATGACAGACCTGGACGCCTCCGTCCTGGAGGAGTCCCTGGATCTGCTGGCAAAGACGGAGATGGAGACGGCGCGGTCAGTGCCGGAGGTCGACCTGTCCAACTCCCTTTACACAACTCAGGACTGGGAGCCCCTTCACACCTCGGCCAGTAACAATGACTTTGAGCCCCTGTGCACGCCCGTGGTGACCTGCACACCGGCCTGCACCACCTTCACGTCTTCTTTTGTGTTTAACTTCCCAGAGGCAGAGGCCCTCCCCAGCTGTGGCATTGCCCAcaggagaggaagcagcagcaacGACCAGTCCTCTGATTCCCTCAGCTCTCCAACCCTGCTGGCCCTTTAAagactcttaaaaaaaaacaatatatccTATCAAGCACATTTTCTTGATGTATGAGATAGATGTGCAGATCACAGGGCTATGGAATGGACTCGAACcaattatttatgtttttatttgcctTTATCTATACTTGCCTATTACACCAATGTAGCAAGTTAAAAAGCATGTTTTAACTAATGCCACCTAGTCGTTTTTATGAGttcatttatgattttatggTGCTAGATGACAAAACTCGTTGTAGTGTTGACATGTGTCAAGAGCAATAGCTATTATTGACCCAGTTTCCTTTCTGATTGATGAAACGTGAGAGTAATTGTGAAACTTTTTGTGAAACTTAAAAAACTGACGTGCTTTGTCTTAACCATGGTCTGAGTGGTCTATCTTAGTATGAagttttctgtgaaaacattaGTGGTTTTAATTTATGAAATTtcgatttatttttttacacagaTAGTAAAGATGAATGTTGTTTGTAAGATATGTAAATAAAAGATAGTGATATTTAAATTCAACTATTCTGTCTGGCTGACTTTGAGTCTCATCCTGTCATAGGCCCAcactttctttcatttaaattgaCATCTTTTCTCTGTGGATGTATAACTAGCAGTGAGATAGAATGGCAGCTCCAGTGGCATTCAACAGACAATTAAAATAATGTCTAAAATTAGCCTCTCTGAGGGATAGCAGTATTTTTCCTGCACCTCCACTGGCTCTATTTATTGTTCCGTCTGTTGCCAAGGTTAACTATACGTCAGGGCTCTTACGTCAGTGcgttctttccatttttttacatttgcaagCGTAGCGCGATGACGTCGATCTTCCGTGCCCAAATATAGAGTCGTGCGAGGGCTCGTTGCTGCCAGCAGAAAGCAGACTGGCCGCTCGGTTAGACACCATTTTTccgctaaaacacacacatttgagtgTTTGTATCAGGAGCTTTCTCCGCAGAGAAACTCAATTTGAGTTCTGGCACGTCCGTAGGAAAGAGGAAAAGCGTGGCACGTTGCTTCCCCAATCTAATCGAGCCGATGTGCTTCATTTGTGCTCGTCGCAACACAACCGCTGCACACGTTTAGTTATACAAGAGGATCCGAAAGCAACAGTTCAACCACGATCCACGTcggtttcattcattttgtcctCTTGGCAGGCTTGAATTCGCCAAAGCATCGCATCCTACCATTCAAAAGACGTATGTGTGACTTCTAGCACAATGCAAGACATGAGCCCTCAGAAAACAGTCATAAAGGCAAAGAGGACCGCAGACTTACTTAGCTGTTTGAGCAAATGGCCAGTGTGGTGTATAGAGGCTGTCTGCAaagtagtgttttttttgtttgtttttttattcagccTGTTCCAGCTCTTCCTTCCCACCAGACAGACACTAAATCCACCTCTTCTGGAAGCACAGCTGGGCCACGATTAATATTAATGTGGCAACATCATATCAAAATGTCTTGAATAAGGAGTAGGTCACATGTAAATACCTAATTTTGCAGATGGTGATCTAGAAACTTAATTCCCAAACAGTCTGGCATATTATCTTTTTTTCCATTGGTTGTTAATGCAGTACAAATGAACACTGACGCTCTTGCAGGCAAACAGACTCAGCGTAGGCTGTATTTCCATTTGCAGACAGATCAGAATAACTCCTGTAACTGtcttctgtgttgttttctcaGAAACACAACTGACGCAAGACGTGCAGTTAAATTGGTGTGAACACAAGTTTTTAAGAACATTTGTTGCTTTATTTGGGCTCACGGCTTCACAGTCCAGATGCATGTAATGAAGGCCTACTGTCTGACTCTGTGTATGCACctgttctttcatttttctttggcAGAAAATTCACATTCAGAGGaattcatattcacacacacagtcaccactCACACAATGGTCTTGATGAAATTAACCTCAAATGAAAGTAGCTTTCTCATTAAGCAGTTTGTCATGAACCCTTTCCTACCGCTCCCCTCTTCTTGTCATTCTTCCACCCCACTTGCTCATTTCGCCCTTTATCAATATTTCACAATATAAAGAATCATCGGAAGGCCGATTGCTTCATAGCTGTGCACCGGAAATGCTGCGTAGTGGATGCTTGAGAGGGATATGTTGGGTGGAAGACTACCGTCGCACAATAAATAACATACTCTGACGCTTGCACTCTGCCGATGTGAACACACCCATTTGTGCAACAGGGCTGAGATGTCAGCAGCCgtttctctgcttcctgtgtgtATATAGGCCTGCTCATCCAGTTcctaaaacaaaccaaaagatACAAATCTAATATGgtttaaaaaattaaagttgCAGAAGTACAGTGCTATTTCCTTGGTTCTTGCTTGCAGATCACATTCAAAACCCCTGGATTGATGCTGCGATTTTGCAAAGCCTCTTGTTTTGCCACCACTGTGCTGTTGTATAACAGCTGAATCCTGAGTACCTATCTGTTTTCCTTTGCACTTCAGCAGAGCCTCTTTTTCTTCAATAAAGCCTCTATGTGCGACCATGCAGCGCCTAATACCTCTGTCTATTAATACCTCTTTGCCGGCCCCAGGGAGATGGGGTAGCAGCAGAAATAGCAGGTGCCTATTGCTTCttttaacatcagcatcaacagcaGTAAAATTAGACCACTATGACGCCAACCTGCGTCGGTGCTGCAACCCAAGGGAGGAACCAGGCAGCGTACGCTTGttagaaacagaggaggaaagtaAGAGCGAGgcgaggaggggggagaggagaggagaaaatgatgaGTATATGAGGATAGCAGGGAGGGTAGCAGACAGAGATCCCTGCCTGGGTGTAATTGTGAGCACAGTGATGATGAAACAGCCGAGTTTGTCTCTGTGCCACGGCGACAAGAGCTCAGTTTGGCTCGGCTCCATATTCACAGAAACCCATCCCCTGATACCTTTCTTTTGTGGAGAGAGGACATGAAAGCTTTAAGAAATCATGAATACTTCAGTGTTTTTCCCCTGTGTCCGAGTGTATGTCTGAGAGTGATACAGTTACTCAGTGGTGCATTTAAAATTATACTAAATTACACCCTTAATGAAGCAAATGACATCTGTTCCTCACACATTTCCTCCTTCATTTTACTGTCAACTGTAAATATACAAGGCAGATATATCATAATACTGAGTTTCTGTGACACAGTCTGAGTGCAGTTATGGGAGTGTTTTTAAGTCTGAACTCTGTGCTCTTAACAGCGTCAGtgtctgcttttcatttgtgttttcagtatcTCAAGTCGATAACAAGAACAACTCAAAGTATTTGAAGGGTGTGTAGACACTTGCGTCAGCATGCATGCTCATTTAAGGAAGTATCCTTTGTAAAGTAGGTCCGTCATAATGACATGTCATACTGAACCAGTGCCCAGAGGTGATACAAAGGTTAGTCAATCAATAGTGAGATTATTTAAGTACTTTTCCAAGTGGCTTACATACTTCACCTCACCAGTAGAAATATTTAATGCACATTGGAAATAGCTCAAAATCTACCTGAGGAGTGAAAATCACAGAAAgtggttaaaaacaaaagtgccGGTGTGACAGACTTTgattaaaacatataaaaacatagAATAGCCACAGGTATACGAATATGGAGTTTTGTGATTTCATTTC
Above is a genomic segment from Pempheris klunzingeri isolate RE-2024b chromosome 18, fPemKlu1.hap1, whole genome shotgun sequence containing:
- the LOC139217656 gene encoding protein c-Fos-like, whose translation is MMFTAFNTECDSSSRCSTASPSGDNVGYYASPAGSYSSLGSPQSQDFTDLTASSASFIPTVTAISTSPDLQWMVQPLISSVAPSHRAHSYSSSPSPAYSRPAMRSAASKAHNSLKRGRAEQTTPEEEEKKKIRRERNKQAAAKCRNRRRELTDTLQAETDELEDEKSNLLNDIANLMKEKERLEFILAAHQPICKIPSELDMDFCVASISPTYLSTKVSAEPQTTTPEASAITSSQPTFTSSSNSIFSSTSSVPSTTTISSSTVKMTDLDASVLEESLDLLAKTEMETARSVPEVDLSNSLYTTQDWEPLHTSASNNDFEPLCTPVVTCTPACTTFTSSFVFNFPEAEALPSCGIAHRRGSSSNDQSSDSLSSPTLLAL